In the genome of Leptotrichia sp. HSP-536, the window TGGAGTAATCGCTATGGCAAAAACTTGGGCAAAAGAATTTGGTAGAAAAAATCTTAGATCAAATGCAATTGCACCAGGATTTATCGAAACAAATATGACTCACGTATTGCCTGAAAAAGTTGTCGAAACTGTACTTGCAAATACTCCGCTTAGAAAAATGGGAGATGCTGAAGACGTGGCAAATGCGGCACTATACTTGGCAAGCGATATGTCTAAATTTGTTACAGGGCAAGTTTTAAGAGTTGATGGAGGATTAAATTTATAATTTAATAAATTTATTAGAAAATGTCAAAAAATAAAAAATTTTATGCCTATTTTATTATAGATACGAATGAAAATGGGATACTTGAAAACTGGACAGATTGTCAAAAAAAGGTAACTGGGAAAAAAGCCCGATATAAGTCATTTAAAATATTTTCTGATGCACAGGAATGGTTAAATTCTGGAGCAAACTATGAAAAAAAAGAAAAGGTTGATTTAACAGAGCTGTACTCTGAATTGGAACGTGATGCAATTTATTTTGATGCAGGAACAGGGCGTGGTAATGGTGTAGAAGTTAGATTAACAGATTTTGATGGAAATTCATTGCTTTATAAAATTATGAATGAAAAAAAAATCAATGAATATGGAAATTATTATGTTGCTGACACTAGAACAAATAACTTTG includes:
- a CDS encoding ribonuclease H family protein — translated: MSKNKKFYAYFIIDTNENGILENWTDCQKKVTGKKARYKSFKIFSDAQEWLNSGANYEKKEKVDLTELYSELERDAIYFDAGTGRGNGVEVRLTDFDGNSLLYKIMNEKKINEYGNYYVADTRTNNFGELTGLYIALVYAKKYDTKVICGDSSLIIEFWSKGRYNSSNLENDTIELIKKVTLMRNEFEKKGGIIKKISGDVNPADLGFHK